The following are encoded together in the Quadrisphaera setariae genome:
- a CDS encoding pyridoxamine 5'-phosphate oxidase family protein, whose protein sequence is MALDEAECWVLLRSQRLGRLVYTEAALPAVIPVGYAVVGTDLVMALASGGQVAAAARGCVVAFEVDQADPVERTGWSVTAVGPAQLVGDPHLAARLRGEGLVPWVPSATATYLAVAVRVLTGRRLVDAAPPRTPG, encoded by the coding sequence GTGGCCCTCGACGAGGCGGAGTGCTGGGTGCTCCTGCGGTCCCAGCGCCTCGGGCGGCTCGTCTACACCGAGGCAGCACTGCCCGCGGTCATCCCCGTCGGGTACGCGGTGGTGGGCACCGACCTCGTCATGGCGCTGGCCTCCGGCGGGCAGGTCGCAGCGGCCGCGCGGGGGTGCGTGGTCGCCTTCGAGGTGGACCAGGCCGACCCGGTGGAGAGGACGGGGTGGTCGGTGACCGCCGTCGGTCCCGCGCAGCTGGTGGGCGACCCCCACCTGGCCGCGCGGCTGAGGGGTGAGGGCCTCGTGCCGTGGGTCCCTTCCGCGACCGCCACGTACCTGGCCGTCGCGGTCCGCGTCCTGACGGGGCGCAGGCTCGTCGACGCCGCTCCCCCGAGGACTCCCGGCTGA